One stretch of Schlesneria sp. DSM 10557 DNA includes these proteins:
- a CDS encoding BON domain-containing protein, with the protein MRKYGKWVLTLSLLAATPGLNFAASPKSKESKPAAGSRAAKTDNQRVAESIANALKGKVQGEISIEYRDGTAVLSGSVNDPKIRDKATELAGKVSGVNKVDNRLAVNGKKGSPSRSRGADAEGSTNSVVQAGHAGESAKRDRVKQVNSEVMAPEGVSANGAAVGNQEIAQQIGEVLTSAHLDGYDISIQFQNGVATLEGTVGTQAERAAAERATRSVPAVQKVANRLRCADSMGPGPAARGNVRGAAYMPQGGPQYAAMSQQYPGQQMSGQELPPAPAPGQGYPGYGGPAGGGMPMGPGGAPPYPPAYGHPGGGANPAVYNSPSMPDHAWPSYAQYPNSAAVSYPQQYSASAWPYIGPFYPYPQVPLGWRDATLRWDDGQWNLMFKPRTDRWWWFMNPNNW; encoded by the coding sequence ATGCGAAAGTACGGGAAGTGGGTGTTAACGCTCAGCTTGCTGGCGGCAACCCCCGGTTTGAATTTCGCGGCGAGTCCGAAGTCGAAGGAGTCGAAACCTGCGGCCGGATCTCGAGCAGCGAAGACCGACAATCAGCGCGTTGCAGAATCGATTGCAAACGCGCTCAAAGGCAAGGTTCAGGGCGAGATCAGCATTGAATACCGGGACGGCACCGCTGTTCTGAGTGGTTCCGTGAACGACCCCAAGATCCGCGATAAGGCAACCGAACTGGCTGGAAAAGTTTCCGGCGTCAACAAGGTTGACAATCGCCTGGCCGTCAATGGCAAGAAAGGCTCACCATCACGTTCACGTGGTGCTGACGCCGAAGGATCGACCAACAGTGTCGTTCAGGCAGGACACGCCGGCGAATCCGCCAAGCGTGACCGCGTCAAGCAAGTCAACTCCGAAGTAATGGCTCCAGAAGGAGTCAGTGCCAATGGAGCGGCTGTCGGGAACCAGGAGATCGCCCAGCAGATCGGTGAAGTTCTGACTTCAGCCCATCTGGACGGCTACGACATTTCGATTCAGTTCCAGAACGGTGTCGCCACCCTGGAAGGAACGGTCGGAACGCAGGCCGAACGGGCTGCTGCCGAACGTGCCACAAGATCGGTCCCTGCCGTGCAGAAAGTCGCCAACCGGCTGCGATGTGCCGACAGCATGGGCCCCGGCCCCGCCGCTCGTGGCAATGTCCGCGGTGCAGCCTACATGCCTCAAGGTGGCCCTCAGTACGCCGCCATGTCGCAGCAGTATCCAGGTCAGCAGATGTCGGGTCAGGAACTTCCTCCTGCTCCTGCACCAGGACAGGGATACCCAGGCTACGGAGGTCCAGCCGGTGGCGGGATGCCAATGGGACCGGGGGGAGCTCCTCCTTATCCGCCTGCCTACGGGCATCCAGGTGGTGGAGCCAATCCTGCTGTGTACAACAGCCCGAGCATGCCGGACCACGCGTGGCCCTCGTATGCTCAGTACCCCAACTCCGCTGCGGTGTCGTACCCGCAGCAATATAGTGCCAGTGCATGGCCCTATATCGGTCCCTTCTATCCTTATCCACAGGTACCGCTGGGCTGGCGCGATGCAACCCTGCGATGGGACGATGGTCAGTGGAATCTGATGTTCAAACCGCGCACCGATCGCTGGTGGTGGTTCATGAATCCTAACAACTGGTGA
- a CDS encoding PEP-CTERM sorting domain-containing protein, whose product MRILPKFLTRRALLCAALLIVNGASQCFAGAIATPPGVWGGQQFRIVFVTPNTTNATSSNISDYDDFVNAQAGGATYNGVTVQWQAMASTNAVNARDHVGQTGTAVYLADGTKVANSDTTAAGGLWSAGGLQANISQDLDGNDYSGLVWTGSSGIGTTYATIPVPGDPPVQWGLGSSGFNGNNKSETGSILGGIGGYTWLSIPAGVQLNTDLYQVYGISEVLTAVPEPSSFLMSGIGLVAIGFVTKLRRRQAVGSETV is encoded by the coding sequence ATGAGAATCCTACCGAAATTCTTAACCCGTCGTGCGCTGCTTTGTGCTGCGCTCCTGATTGTTAACGGTGCAAGCCAGTGCTTTGCCGGTGCGATCGCAACGCCACCAGGTGTCTGGGGAGGACAACAGTTCCGCATCGTGTTTGTCACACCAAACACCACCAATGCGACGTCTTCGAACATCAGCGACTATGATGATTTTGTGAATGCACAAGCAGGGGGCGCTACTTACAACGGAGTCACTGTTCAGTGGCAGGCAATGGCCTCCACCAACGCGGTAAACGCCCGTGATCACGTTGGGCAAACCGGTACGGCAGTCTACCTGGCTGACGGAACTAAGGTTGCCAACTCGGACACCACCGCTGCAGGTGGATTGTGGAGTGCCGGTGGACTTCAGGCCAACATCAGCCAGGACCTGGATGGTAATGACTACTCAGGTCTTGTTTGGACCGGATCCAGCGGGATTGGTACGACGTACGCAACGATTCCCGTTCCTGGCGATCCACCGGTCCAGTGGGGATTGGGATCAAGCGGCTTTAACGGCAACAACAAGTCGGAAACCGGGAGCATCCTCGGTGGTATCGGTGGTTACACGTGGCTCTCGATTCCAGCCGGTGTCCAACTGAATACCGACCTCTACCAGGTCTACGGAATTTCAGAAGTTCTGACCGCAGTGCCCGAACCTTCGTCGTTCCTCATGTCGGGGATCGGACTTGTCGCAATCGGCTTCGTGACGAAGTTGCGACGCCGTCAGGCAGTCGGTTCAGAAACGGTTTGA
- a CDS encoding AAA family ATPase, protein MSHSLTRYPKMLKSLELFGFKSFADRTRFDFSTGINCVVGPNGSGKSNVVDAMKWILGDQSAKSLRGKEMTDVIFNGSSSRKASAFAEATLTFDNSQGQLPLDMQEVQIGRRIWRNGDAEYLLNRAPARLKDIKDLFLGTGAGTAAYSIIEQGRVDQILQGNSASRRAVFEEAAGISRFKARKVEAQKKLERVGQNLERLTDIVDEVEAQLNSTRSQAAKAAKYHDISTALKQWWLGLAADDFRHLTAERKILEDQLVVSSGRLAVLNERQAVIEQREAAFDAELATLDDQLRDVERQNSIGREAIAGHEATIQFQSARLQELESELARLRKQKLTLARRAQATTLEIELEQQRLEQVEADYATNQQRVADEEERLQVAARQLAERREEVERDRTQRLELTRTVSASTNSVASLRAHIAGQQTDRQRILSLRDALEGTLAEREIERGRCLERANVAAQIQTAALQSLRNTQAHRSHLMGVQENAKQSLAELRERRSAAQARKSLLEDLELRQEGVGIGVKDILTRARTSREAPWNSIQGCVADLLDVDLERAALLEVALGSRAQLIILKEYQALLDYLNQGTVQLSGRVGFLAIPDRTSRAAVPPVTRNHRFIHLQLNPAALPDLSQEPGVVMRADLLVASTKGIEGLAAAVLADTWIVQSMDVAVRLATGPGANLRFVTLQGELLEANGTLIVGPIRSETSLLSRKSELRRLKNDLSLLDRDITAAESSLQAMYQSLTGADTELEAAAAELDYANQRLADLKAELSAVDQTLDRLKQERQTLSEQLASSDEILRNQQQELALVEEQALATEQQLQQLAAKLDVAGEELQTLEKACREIEQRRSEGQLDLVKQRERLDGLQAHVLRLKVEHQSRSAQDEEAERRFVMSTSKRSQILLQILNTRAMRDELLLTAEQIQTAARGLDRQKMGLRVERSQIVEQELVIRKERRELADRHHTDEIRVRDMNNSLAKLAEQLEEDYQLQLSEVVQSGVSAFKLFLDERGGLGKNGLNAGRKSAAAKAAAPGDVSHATASDPAEGELETRITREVHSGHVTDPDAGEMASTGSDHQDKDATDTDEDSPFGGLRFEDVRPEIESRVNRLRKQLKLMGAVNTDSLRDLDMLESRYSQLSSQLQDLVEAKQTLEDIIRKINSESRRLFSETFETIRKNFQELFRQVFGGGEGDIVLEDPDDVLDCGIDIAARPPGKELRSISLLSGGEKTMTAIALIMAIFKSKPSPFCILDEVDAALDEANVERFTAVVKAFQQSTQFIMITHHKRSMTVADVLYGVTMEESGISKRMSVRFEDVSDDGNFKTSPQQSSAA, encoded by the coding sequence ATGAGTCATTCCCTTACGCGATACCCCAAAATGCTCAAGTCACTCGAACTGTTCGGCTTCAAGAGTTTCGCCGACCGAACTCGATTCGATTTTTCGACAGGTATTAACTGCGTTGTCGGACCGAATGGGAGCGGGAAGAGCAACGTCGTCGACGCAATGAAGTGGATTCTGGGAGACCAGTCCGCCAAAAGTCTCCGTGGCAAAGAGATGACGGACGTCATCTTCAACGGTTCGTCCAGTCGTAAAGCCAGCGCCTTCGCCGAGGCGACATTAACCTTCGATAACTCCCAGGGTCAGCTTCCGCTCGACATGCAGGAAGTTCAGATCGGCCGAAGAATCTGGAGAAACGGCGATGCCGAGTACCTTCTCAATCGGGCTCCCGCGCGACTGAAGGATATCAAGGACCTGTTTCTGGGAACTGGAGCGGGGACAGCCGCCTACAGCATCATCGAACAGGGACGTGTCGATCAGATTCTGCAGGGAAATTCGGCCAGCCGACGTGCTGTCTTCGAAGAAGCGGCGGGAATCAGCCGTTTCAAGGCCCGTAAGGTTGAGGCGCAGAAAAAACTCGAACGCGTGGGGCAGAATCTCGAACGCCTGACCGACATCGTCGACGAAGTCGAAGCGCAACTGAACTCCACTCGCAGCCAGGCTGCCAAGGCGGCCAAATACCACGATATCTCGACCGCGCTGAAGCAGTGGTGGCTAGGTCTGGCGGCAGATGATTTCCGACACCTCACCGCCGAACGAAAAATCCTGGAGGATCAACTTGTCGTCTCCAGCGGGCGACTTGCCGTCTTGAACGAGCGACAGGCTGTCATCGAACAACGTGAGGCGGCCTTCGACGCGGAACTCGCTACGCTCGATGATCAACTTCGCGACGTCGAACGCCAGAACTCCATCGGACGCGAAGCGATCGCCGGTCACGAAGCGACGATTCAGTTCCAGAGTGCTCGTCTTCAGGAACTGGAGTCAGAGCTTGCCCGTCTCCGCAAGCAGAAGCTGACCCTGGCCCGCCGGGCACAAGCGACAACGCTGGAGATCGAGCTCGAGCAGCAGCGGCTGGAACAAGTCGAAGCCGACTACGCGACGAATCAGCAACGCGTTGCGGACGAGGAAGAACGCCTGCAGGTGGCGGCACGCCAGCTTGCAGAACGACGCGAAGAAGTGGAACGTGACCGCACCCAGCGTCTGGAACTCACCCGAACCGTCTCGGCCTCCACCAACTCCGTCGCCTCCCTACGGGCTCATATTGCGGGACAGCAGACCGATCGACAAAGAATCCTGTCTCTGCGAGACGCTCTCGAAGGGACTCTTGCCGAACGGGAAATCGAGCGGGGACGCTGCCTCGAGCGCGCCAACGTCGCTGCCCAGATCCAGACCGCCGCATTGCAAAGCCTGCGGAACACTCAGGCTCACCGCAGCCACTTGATGGGCGTTCAAGAGAATGCCAAACAATCGCTCGCGGAACTGAGAGAACGCCGCAGTGCAGCGCAGGCTCGCAAGAGCCTGCTGGAAGACCTCGAACTGCGTCAGGAAGGGGTGGGGATCGGGGTGAAAGATATCCTCACCCGAGCCCGCACATCGCGAGAAGCGCCGTGGAATTCCATCCAGGGCTGCGTTGCTGACCTGCTGGATGTCGATCTCGAACGGGCCGCACTACTCGAAGTGGCACTCGGCTCGCGGGCTCAGCTCATCATTCTCAAAGAGTATCAGGCACTGCTCGATTACCTGAACCAGGGGACCGTTCAGCTTTCGGGTCGCGTCGGCTTTCTGGCGATTCCCGACCGCACCAGCCGCGCTGCCGTCCCCCCCGTCACTCGAAATCACCGCTTCATCCATCTGCAGCTCAATCCTGCGGCCCTTCCTGATCTCTCTCAGGAACCCGGGGTCGTCATGCGAGCGGATTTGCTGGTCGCTTCCACCAAGGGAATCGAGGGACTTGCCGCGGCGGTCCTGGCGGACACCTGGATCGTCCAATCCATGGACGTGGCCGTGCGCCTTGCAACGGGTCCCGGTGCGAACTTGCGATTCGTGACGCTGCAAGGGGAATTGCTCGAAGCGAATGGAACCCTGATCGTCGGCCCGATCCGTAGCGAAACGTCACTGCTGTCTCGCAAGAGCGAACTGCGGCGACTGAAAAACGACCTGTCCCTGCTGGATCGCGATATCACCGCCGCAGAAAGCTCGCTTCAGGCGATGTATCAGTCACTCACCGGCGCCGACACAGAACTGGAGGCCGCTGCGGCGGAACTCGACTACGCGAATCAGCGACTGGCTGATCTCAAGGCGGAACTGTCTGCCGTTGATCAAACCCTCGATCGGCTGAAACAGGAACGGCAGACCCTGAGCGAACAACTTGCCAGTAGCGATGAGATTCTGCGAAACCAGCAACAGGAACTCGCACTGGTGGAAGAACAGGCTCTCGCGACCGAGCAACAGCTCCAGCAACTTGCGGCAAAACTCGATGTCGCCGGAGAGGAACTGCAGACGCTGGAAAAAGCTTGTCGAGAGATTGAGCAGCGACGGAGTGAAGGGCAGCTCGACCTCGTAAAACAACGAGAACGTCTCGACGGACTTCAGGCCCACGTGCTGCGACTGAAAGTAGAGCACCAATCCCGCTCTGCACAGGATGAAGAAGCCGAACGCCGATTCGTGATGTCGACGAGTAAACGATCGCAGATCCTGCTTCAGATCCTGAATACCCGTGCCATGCGTGACGAATTACTGCTCACGGCCGAACAGATCCAGACGGCGGCACGAGGACTCGACCGACAGAAAATGGGCCTTCGCGTGGAGCGAAGTCAGATCGTCGAGCAGGAACTTGTCATCCGCAAGGAACGCCGTGAACTGGCCGATCGCCATCATACGGACGAGATCCGCGTCCGCGACATGAACAACTCACTCGCCAAACTGGCCGAGCAACTCGAAGAAGACTACCAGTTGCAACTGTCTGAGGTAGTCCAGTCAGGTGTTTCCGCATTCAAACTCTTCCTCGACGAACGGGGCGGTCTCGGTAAGAATGGGCTGAACGCAGGCCGAAAGTCCGCAGCGGCCAAGGCCGCTGCACCAGGTGACGTGTCCCACGCGACGGCCAGCGATCCGGCAGAGGGTGAACTCGAAACCCGGATAACCCGCGAAGTCCATTCCGGGCACGTAACCGACCCGGATGCTGGTGAAATGGCATCGACCGGCAGCGACCATCAGGATAAGGACGCTACGGACACCGACGAAGATTCGCCATTTGGCGGATTGCGATTCGAAGACGTCCGGCCGGAAATTGAATCCCGTGTGAACCGGTTGCGAAAACAACTGAAACTGATGGGGGCCGTCAACACGGACAGCCTCCGCGATCTGGACATGCTGGAAAGCCGCTATTCGCAGCTTTCATCCCAATTGCAGGACCTGGTCGAAGCCAAACAGACACTGGAAGACATCATCCGGAAGATCAATTCCGAAAGTCGGCGCCTGTTCTCCGAGACGTTCGAGACAATTCGAAAGAATTTTCAGGAACTGTTCCGTCAGGTGTTCGGTGGAGGTGAAGGGGACATTGTCCTCGAAGACCCCGACGACGTGCTCGACTGCGGCATCGACATCGCGGCCCGTCCCCCCGGGAAAGAACTTCGCAGCATTTCCTTGCTGAGCGGGGGTGAAAAAACCATGACGGCCATCGCGTTGATCATGGCGATCTTCAAGAGCAAGCCCAGCCCGTTCTGTATCCTTGACGAAGTCGATGCGGCACTGGACGAAGCCAACGTCGAACGGTTCACTGCGGTGGTGAAGGCATTCCAGCAATCCACCCAGTTCATCATGATCACGCACCATAAGCGATCAATGACGGTCGCCGACGTCCTCTACGGAGTGACGATGGAAGAGTCGGGGATCTCAAAACGAATGAGCGTCCGATTCGAAGACGTCAGCGACGACGGCAACTTCAAGACCTCGCCTCAACAATCGTCCGCTGCGTAG
- a CDS encoding flagellar basal body P-ring protein FlgI: protein MNEFNSTGFSRRHWLHSAAIAAATPALLWARPAAPIEINDEDEEDDQKYQTKVDTPLIGDHTTFAGLDPIVLHGVGLVRGLSGTGGDPAPSQFRSLLMEDLKQQGYRVPNAILESPTTALVTVRAYLSPTAKKGDRLDVEVQIPESANATSLVGGELLDVRLSDKAMVGGELKSGWDYAIARGPVLTAGLAAHTTTEPALLRRGRVLSGAVVKKERELSMFLKNDFRSVRNAQRIADAIGRRFHHFDEHGIKKPLATAKTDQRLVLSVHPRYRDNFPRYLQVIRHMAFREEPIQLRVRMTRLAHDLQVPETAHSSALQLEAIGNDSIPILKKGIVAPTLESRFHSAVALAYLGDSSGLPALVEAARKERAFRVFALSAISTLEDAEAHLALRELMNEANDETRYGAFRALWTLDRNDPFIRGERLGIREGDENLDNEYKLHVVHTTGPDLVHVTLRTRPEIVVFGAQQEFRPPMYASAGKKIIVTAQPGATTVSLARFEVGKPDERKEVSLKVADVIRAANELGATYPDVLQLLADTSKQKNLAVPLAADKLPAAGRVYHRPSADAITGGKRAVKIGRDQSAPGSFPAIHDPDEAARRKEDSAREERGDDEERSGTMANIPVEPINSEPAEMESGSSRSSKKKGDKSKGSWSWFNKK from the coding sequence ATGAACGAGTTCAATTCAACAGGCTTCAGCCGACGCCATTGGCTCCATTCGGCTGCAATCGCCGCCGCCACTCCCGCCTTGTTATGGGCCCGCCCAGCGGCTCCGATCGAAATCAATGACGAAGACGAAGAGGATGACCAGAAATACCAGACGAAGGTTGATACACCTCTCATCGGTGACCACACGACTTTCGCTGGACTGGATCCGATTGTTCTTCATGGGGTCGGTCTGGTCCGAGGACTTTCGGGAACGGGTGGTGACCCGGCTCCTTCCCAATTTCGTTCTCTGCTGATGGAAGACCTGAAACAGCAGGGATACCGGGTTCCCAATGCAATTCTCGAGTCACCGACCACCGCACTCGTGACCGTTCGGGCCTACCTGTCGCCGACCGCGAAAAAAGGCGATCGCCTGGATGTCGAAGTCCAGATCCCGGAAAGCGCTAATGCCACCAGCCTTGTGGGGGGTGAACTGCTGGATGTCCGCCTGTCAGACAAAGCCATGGTCGGCGGCGAGCTCAAGAGCGGTTGGGATTACGCCATCGCCCGTGGCCCCGTTCTGACTGCCGGACTGGCCGCTCACACCACCACGGAACCTGCTTTGCTGCGTCGGGGCCGCGTTCTCAGTGGAGCGGTCGTCAAGAAGGAACGCGAGCTCTCGATGTTCCTGAAAAACGACTTCCGCAGCGTTCGAAATGCACAACGCATCGCCGACGCCATCGGACGTCGCTTCCACCACTTCGATGAACATGGCATCAAGAAACCACTTGCGACCGCCAAGACTGATCAACGGCTGGTTCTTTCGGTCCACCCCCGTTATCGCGATAACTTTCCCCGCTATCTGCAGGTCATCCGGCACATGGCGTTTCGCGAAGAGCCGATTCAGCTGCGCGTCCGTATGACCCGCCTGGCCCACGATCTGCAAGTTCCCGAAACGGCTCACTCCAGTGCACTGCAACTCGAAGCCATCGGCAACGATTCGATCCCGATTCTGAAAAAAGGGATTGTCGCCCCAACATTGGAATCCCGTTTTCACTCTGCCGTGGCGCTGGCCTACCTGGGTGACTCATCCGGTTTACCCGCCCTCGTCGAAGCGGCCCGAAAGGAACGTGCCTTCCGCGTCTTTGCGTTGTCCGCCATCTCAACTCTGGAAGACGCAGAAGCTCATCTGGCTCTGCGGGAATTGATGAACGAGGCCAATGACGAGACCCGCTACGGTGCTTTCCGCGCACTCTGGACGCTCGATCGAAACGACCCCTTCATTCGGGGCGAACGACTCGGGATTCGCGAGGGGGACGAGAACCTCGACAACGAATACAAGCTGCATGTCGTTCACACGACCGGCCCCGATCTTGTCCACGTCACTCTGAGAACCCGACCTGAGATTGTCGTCTTCGGAGCTCAACAGGAATTTCGCCCCCCCATGTACGCATCGGCGGGGAAGAAGATCATCGTGACTGCTCAACCCGGAGCCACAACGGTCTCGCTGGCACGATTTGAAGTGGGTAAACCGGATGAGCGTAAAGAAGTCTCACTGAAAGTCGCGGACGTGATCCGGGCGGCAAACGAACTGGGCGCGACGTACCCGGATGTTCTGCAACTCCTGGCCGACACCTCCAAGCAGAAGAATCTGGCCGTCCCACTCGCCGCAGACAAACTGCCGGCAGCCGGCCGTGTCTACCATCGTCCCTCGGCCGATGCGATCACCGGGGGTAAACGGGCAGTCAAGATTGGACGCGACCAGTCCGCTCCCGGCAGCTTTCCCGCCATCCATGATCCTGACGAAGCCGCTCGCCGGAAAGAAGACTCGGCTCGCGAAGAGCGGGGCGATGACGAAGAAAGAAGCGGAACCATGGCCAACATTCCCGTCGAGCCGATCAACAGTGAACCGGCAGAAATGGAATCCGGCAGTTCCAGGTCATCCAAAAAGAAAGGTGACAAATCCAAGGGAAGCTGGTCCTGGTTCAATAAAAAATAG
- a CDS encoding polyprenyl synthetase family protein yields MSVAGQQFETDLVELRNRVNARLADYMTTSTDCPEKLREAMSYSLLAGGKRLRPVLVLLACEACGGKLEQALPAACAVEMIHTYSLIHDDLPAMDDDDYRRGRLTNHKVFGEGMAILAGDALLTLAFEVLARDIQPAAVAAACCADLASAAGCCGMVGGQVADLEAEQQLEKQNQNSTDSHGSGSDPEQNRVHLAQLEAIHQRKTGRLLTSAVTMGARVAQASVDSIHRLQEFGKRVGLAFQIADDLLDVTGDAAKLGKKVGKDATLGKMTYPALLGIDASRKKADDLITEACRLIEPLGAGAHPLGELAKFVARRDH; encoded by the coding sequence ATGTCAGTGGCTGGCCAACAGTTTGAAACCGATCTGGTAGAGTTGCGTAACCGCGTTAACGCGCGGTTGGCCGACTACATGACTACGTCGACTGACTGTCCAGAGAAATTGCGTGAGGCAATGTCTTACAGCCTTCTCGCCGGGGGCAAACGCCTTCGCCCCGTGCTGGTGCTACTCGCTTGCGAAGCGTGTGGAGGCAAGCTGGAACAGGCACTGCCCGCCGCTTGCGCCGTCGAAATGATACACACTTATTCGTTGATTCATGACGATCTGCCGGCGATGGACGACGATGATTACCGCCGCGGACGGTTGACCAACCACAAGGTGTTCGGCGAAGGGATGGCGATTCTGGCAGGGGATGCGCTGCTGACGCTCGCCTTTGAAGTTCTCGCCCGCGATATTCAGCCAGCAGCGGTCGCTGCAGCCTGTTGTGCCGATCTGGCTTCAGCCGCCGGTTGTTGTGGTATGGTGGGGGGGCAGGTCGCTGATCTGGAAGCCGAACAGCAACTGGAAAAGCAGAACCAGAATTCGACCGATTCACACGGCTCTGGTTCCGATCCCGAGCAGAATCGCGTCCATCTTGCCCAGCTTGAAGCGATTCACCAGCGTAAGACCGGGCGATTGTTGACGTCGGCCGTCACCATGGGGGCTCGCGTTGCGCAGGCGAGTGTTGATTCGATTCACCGGCTACAGGAATTCGGAAAACGTGTTGGTTTGGCCTTTCAGATTGCGGATGACTTGTTGGATGTGACCGGAGATGCCGCAAAGCTTGGCAAAAAGGTGGGAAAAGACGCGACACTGGGGAAAATGACGTATCCTGCTTTGCTGGGGATCGATGCCAGCCGCAAAAAAGCAGATGACCTGATCACTGAGGCATGTCGACTGATCGAGCCGTTGGGGGCTGGAGCTCACCCGCTAGGGGAACTGGCCAAGTTTGTCGCGAGACGAGATCACTAA